A window of Corallococcus macrosporus DSM 14697 contains these coding sequences:
- the lipA gene encoding lipoyl synthase — translation MATPDRFPLPQVTETTRKPEWLKVRLPHGDGYERVKAIVKRTKLATVCEEARCPNIAECWGGGTATVMLMGEVCTRACRFCHVKVGAPPPLDPMEPIHLAQAVKEMNLEYIVVTSVNRDDRPDGGASHFASAIRELRRESPRTIVEVLIPDFKGVEKDLTTVAEAKPHVVAHNVETVERLTPTVRDRRAHYRQSLRVLEYLKRRPEGLYTKTSVMVGLGETDAELEQTFKDLRDVGVDVLTLGQYLQPSQYHLRVERFVTPAQFEAYKALAESYGFLYVASGPLVRSSYRAAEFFMKGLMERERLERLG, via the coding sequence ATGGCGACTCCCGACCGGTTCCCTCTCCCCCAGGTGACTGAGACCACCCGCAAGCCGGAGTGGCTGAAGGTGCGGCTCCCGCACGGAGATGGCTACGAGCGCGTCAAAGCCATCGTGAAGCGGACGAAGCTGGCCACGGTGTGCGAAGAGGCCCGCTGCCCGAACATCGCCGAGTGCTGGGGTGGTGGCACCGCCACGGTCATGCTCATGGGCGAGGTGTGCACGCGCGCGTGCCGCTTCTGCCACGTGAAGGTCGGCGCGCCTCCGCCGCTGGATCCGATGGAGCCCATCCATCTGGCCCAGGCGGTGAAGGAGATGAACCTGGAGTACATCGTCGTCACGTCCGTGAACCGGGATGACCGGCCGGACGGCGGCGCCAGCCACTTCGCCTCCGCCATCCGCGAGCTGCGCCGGGAGAGCCCGCGCACCATCGTTGAGGTGCTCATCCCGGACTTCAAGGGCGTGGAGAAGGACCTGACCACCGTGGCGGAGGCAAAGCCCCACGTGGTGGCGCACAACGTGGAGACGGTGGAGCGGCTGACGCCGACGGTGCGCGACCGGCGCGCCCACTACCGCCAGTCCCTGCGCGTGCTGGAGTACCTCAAGCGCCGCCCCGAGGGCCTGTACACCAAGACGTCCGTCATGGTGGGCCTGGGGGAGACGGACGCGGAGCTGGAGCAGACGTTCAAGGACCTGCGCGACGTGGGCGTGGACGTGCTGACGCTGGGCCAGTACCTGCAGCCGTCGCAGTACCACCTGCGCGTGGAGCGCTTCGTCACGCCCGCCCAGTTCGAGGCGTACAAGGCGCTGGCCGAGTCCTACGGCTTCCTCTACGTGGCGTCCGGTCCGCTGGTGCGGTCCAGCTACCGGGCCGCTGAGTTCTTCATGAAGGGCCTGATGGAGCGCGAGCGGCTCGAGCGGCTCGGCTGA
- the lpdA gene encoding dihydrolipoyl dehydrogenase produces the protein MAETFDVVIIGSGPGGYVGAIRAGQLGLKTAIIEKDKRLGGTCLHRGCIPTKSLLWTAELFHHVREAADFGIDVSSPAINWPNAMKHKDKVVTKGANGIDFLMKKNKVTVVKGHGRIAGKGKVEVTAEDGSKQVLEAKNIIIATGSVPKSLPNVPVDHKRVLNSDSILQIDRVPKSIIVLGAGAVGCEFASVFNHVGSKTAIVEYMPALLPIEDADISKELEKIFKRRGIDVHTGSAVEKVEHTADGVRVTMKVGNETKTLEAEILLSAVGRSPVTEDVGLDKTSIKSERGYIKVDSMLRTSEPNVYAVGDIIPTPMLAHMASAECVVAVEHIAGKSPQPINYDLTPSATYCYPEVASVGLTEKKAKERGYDVKVGIAPMGAVTKAAISNEATGMIKIVSDRKYDEVLGVHIIGPHATELLAEACVALKLEITTEELANTIHAHPTLSEIVHEGAEATLGHPRHF, from the coding sequence GTGGCTGAGACGTTCGACGTGGTGATCATCGGTTCGGGCCCTGGCGGCTACGTGGGCGCCATTCGCGCGGGTCAGCTCGGCCTGAAGACGGCCATCATCGAGAAGGACAAGCGGCTGGGCGGCACCTGCCTCCACCGCGGCTGCATCCCGACCAAGTCCCTGCTGTGGACCGCGGAGCTGTTCCACCACGTCCGCGAGGCGGCCGACTTCGGCATCGACGTGAGCAGCCCGGCCATCAACTGGCCCAACGCGATGAAGCACAAGGACAAGGTGGTCACCAAGGGTGCCAACGGCATCGACTTCTTGATGAAGAAGAACAAGGTGACGGTGGTGAAGGGCCACGGCCGCATCGCCGGCAAGGGCAAGGTGGAGGTCACCGCCGAGGACGGCTCCAAGCAGGTCCTGGAGGCGAAGAACATCATCATCGCCACGGGCTCGGTGCCCAAGTCCCTGCCCAACGTCCCGGTGGACCACAAGCGGGTCCTGAACAGCGACTCCATCCTGCAGATCGACCGCGTCCCCAAGAGCATCATCGTGCTGGGCGCCGGCGCGGTCGGCTGCGAGTTCGCCTCCGTGTTCAACCACGTGGGCAGCAAGACGGCCATCGTGGAGTACATGCCCGCGCTGCTCCCCATCGAGGACGCGGACATCTCCAAGGAGCTGGAGAAGATCTTCAAGCGCCGCGGCATCGACGTGCACACCGGCTCCGCGGTGGAGAAGGTCGAGCACACGGCGGACGGCGTGCGCGTCACCATGAAGGTGGGCAACGAGACCAAGACGCTGGAGGCGGAGATCCTCCTGTCGGCGGTGGGCCGCTCGCCCGTCACCGAGGACGTGGGCCTGGACAAGACGAGCATCAAGTCCGAGCGCGGCTACATCAAGGTCGACTCGATGCTCCGCACCTCCGAGCCGAACGTCTACGCCGTGGGCGACATCATCCCCACGCCGATGCTGGCGCACATGGCGAGCGCGGAGTGCGTGGTGGCGGTGGAGCACATCGCCGGGAAGAGCCCGCAGCCCATCAACTACGACCTGACGCCGTCGGCCACGTACTGCTACCCCGAGGTCGCCTCGGTGGGCCTGACGGAGAAGAAGGCCAAGGAGCGCGGCTACGACGTCAAGGTGGGCATCGCGCCGATGGGCGCCGTGACGAAGGCCGCCATCTCCAACGAGGCCACCGGCATGATCAAGATCGTGTCGGACCGGAAGTACGACGAGGTCCTCGGCGTGCACATCATCGGGCCGCACGCGACGGAGCTGCTGGCCGAGGCGTGCGTCGCGCTGAAGCTGGAGATCACCACCGAGGAGCTGGCCAACACCATCCACGCGCACCCGACGCTGTCGGAGATCGTGCACGAGGGCGCCGAGGCCACGCTGGGTCACCCGCGCCACTTCTAG
- the hisIE gene encoding bifunctional phosphoribosyl-AMP cyclohydrolase/phosphoribosyl-ATP diphosphatase HisIE — translation MLDLDSLDFTKGNGMVTVVTQDARTGDVLMVAHADREALERTLATGEMHYRSRTRGLWHKGATSGNVQRVVALRADCDGDAVLARVEKAGPACHTGEETCFGPGRWDALAALDDTLARRAAPEPPSGDAPPSYTRRLMDDRNLRLKKLGEEAAELVTACADADPRRAVEEAADLLYHVLVAVRPLGLTLDDVKAVLARRAAR, via the coding sequence ATGCTCGACCTGGACTCGCTCGACTTCACCAAGGGCAACGGCATGGTGACGGTGGTCACCCAGGACGCGCGCACCGGTGACGTGCTGATGGTGGCGCACGCGGACCGTGAAGCGTTGGAGCGCACGCTGGCCACGGGGGAGATGCACTACCGTTCGCGCACGCGCGGCTTGTGGCACAAGGGCGCCACCAGCGGAAACGTGCAGCGCGTGGTGGCGCTCCGCGCGGACTGTGACGGCGACGCGGTGCTCGCGCGCGTGGAGAAGGCGGGCCCCGCGTGTCACACCGGGGAGGAGACCTGCTTCGGCCCGGGGCGATGGGACGCGCTGGCCGCGTTGGATGACACGCTCGCGCGGCGCGCCGCGCCCGAGCCCCCGTCCGGTGACGCACCGCCGAGCTACACGCGCCGCCTGATGGACGACCGCAACCTGCGCTTGAAGAAGCTGGGGGAGGAGGCCGCGGAGCTGGTGACGGCGTGCGCGGACGCGGATCCACGGCGCGCCGTGGAGGAGGCGGCGGACCTGCTCTACCACGTGCTCGTCGCCGTCCGGCCGCTGGGGCTCACGCTCGACGACGTGAAGGCCGTCCTCGCCCGTCGCGCCGCGCGCTGA
- the hisN gene encoding histidinol-phosphatase, which translates to MTNAGNLMQAAAELARTAGDVALGFFRAGIAVDTKSDGSPVTVADRTAESRAREWLEARFPEDGILGEEFGETRPGARRRWILDPIDGTKTFIRGVPLWGTLVALAEGERVLVGAAYFPAVGELLVAAPGQGCFWNDQPTRVSTQAELARAVVLSTDERFPVYPERGAAWRALARDAAVDRTWGDCYGYLLVATGRAEVMVDELLSPWDGAALQPIIEEAGGVFTDWTGKRTAFGGNGIATNAALARVVRERLGAVEAR; encoded by the coding sequence GTGACGAACGCGGGCAATCTGATGCAGGCCGCCGCCGAGCTGGCGCGGACGGCGGGGGACGTGGCGCTGGGCTTCTTCCGCGCGGGCATCGCGGTGGACACCAAGTCGGACGGCTCCCCGGTGACGGTGGCGGACCGCACGGCGGAGTCGCGCGCGCGGGAATGGCTGGAGGCGCGCTTCCCGGAGGACGGCATCCTGGGCGAGGAGTTCGGTGAGACGCGCCCGGGCGCGAGGCGCCGTTGGATTCTGGACCCCATTGACGGGACGAAGACGTTCATCCGCGGCGTCCCGCTGTGGGGCACGCTGGTGGCGCTGGCGGAAGGCGAGCGCGTCCTCGTGGGGGCCGCGTACTTCCCCGCGGTGGGCGAGCTGCTGGTGGCGGCGCCGGGGCAGGGCTGCTTCTGGAATGACCAACCCACGCGCGTGTCCACGCAGGCGGAGCTGGCTCGGGCCGTGGTGCTGTCCACCGATGAACGCTTCCCGGTGTACCCGGAGCGAGGCGCCGCCTGGCGCGCGCTCGCGCGGGACGCCGCCGTGGACCGGACGTGGGGGGATTGCTACGGCTACCTGCTGGTGGCCACCGGCCGCGCGGAGGTCATGGTGGACGAGCTGCTGTCGCCCTGGGACGGGGCGGCCCTCCAGCCCATCATCGAGGAGGCCGGCGGCGTGTTCACCGACTGGACCGGCAAGCGCACCGCGTTTGGAGGAAACGGAATCGCCACCAACGCGGCGCTGGCTCGCGTGGTGCGGGAGCGGCTGGGCGCCGTGGAGGCTCGCTGA
- the hisF gene encoding imidazole glycerol phosphate synthase subunit HisF has product MMLTRRLVVCLDVKGGRVVKGVQFEGLRDVGDPVALARRYEAEGADEVTFLDISASAEERGTLWELVRRTAEQLFIPLAVGGGVRTVEDVGRALRAGADKVSINSAAVANPALLTACAERFGAQCVVASIDAKRDGDRWRVYTHGGRKPTDLDAVAWARECVARGAGEVLLTSIDRDGARRGYDVALTRAVSEAVDVPVIASGGAGDAAHVRDAFHEGGADAALVAGILHDGLTTVGAIKSLLRESGLHIRSVT; this is encoded by the coding sequence GTGATGCTCACGCGGCGGCTCGTCGTCTGCCTGGACGTGAAGGGCGGGCGCGTGGTGAAGGGCGTCCAGTTCGAGGGGCTCCGCGACGTGGGCGACCCGGTGGCGCTGGCCCGGCGCTACGAGGCGGAGGGCGCGGATGAGGTGACGTTCCTCGACATCTCGGCCAGCGCCGAGGAGCGCGGCACCTTGTGGGAGCTGGTGCGGCGCACCGCGGAGCAGCTCTTCATCCCGCTGGCCGTCGGCGGCGGCGTGCGCACCGTGGAGGACGTGGGCCGGGCGCTGCGGGCGGGCGCGGACAAGGTGAGCATCAACTCCGCGGCGGTGGCCAACCCGGCCTTGCTCACCGCCTGCGCGGAGCGCTTCGGCGCGCAGTGCGTGGTGGCCAGCATCGACGCGAAGCGGGACGGCGACCGCTGGCGCGTCTACACCCACGGGGGCCGGAAGCCCACGGACCTGGACGCGGTGGCCTGGGCCCGTGAGTGCGTGGCGCGAGGGGCGGGGGAGGTGCTGCTCACCAGCATCGACCGGGACGGCGCGCGCCGGGGCTACGACGTGGCGCTGACGCGGGCCGTCTCGGAGGCGGTGGACGTGCCCGTCATCGCCTCGGGCGGGGCGGGTGACGCGGCGCACGTCCGCGACGCGTTCCACGAGGGCGGCGCCGACGCGGCGCTGGTCGCGGGCATCCTGCACGACGGCCTCACCACGGTGGGCGCCATCAAATCGCTGCTCCGCGAGAGCGGCCTTCACATCCGGAGCGTGACGTGA
- a CDS encoding imidazoleglycerol-phosphate dehydratase — translation MTTVIRETKETQVHVEVTPGKGATQVDTGLKFFDHMLATFARYAGLDLTLRARGDLTHHVMEDVAITLGTAVQRVIPATAARFAERTIPMDDALVQACLDAGGRFYYQGPLKNRLYEHWMRSFCEHARVTLHLRVLRGKDSHHATEAAFKALGLALRDAMVDSGSVFSMKGSVALEVK, via the coding sequence ATGACCACTGTCATTCGTGAGACGAAGGAGACGCAGGTCCACGTGGAGGTGACGCCGGGCAAGGGCGCCACGCAGGTGGACACGGGGCTGAAGTTCTTCGACCACATGCTGGCCACCTTCGCGCGCTACGCGGGGCTGGACCTGACGCTGCGCGCGCGAGGGGACCTCACGCACCATGTGATGGAGGACGTGGCGATTACGCTGGGCACCGCGGTGCAGCGGGTGATTCCGGCCACGGCCGCGCGCTTCGCCGAGCGCACCATCCCCATGGACGACGCGCTGGTGCAGGCCTGCCTGGATGCGGGCGGCCGCTTCTACTACCAGGGCCCGCTGAAGAACCGGCTCTACGAGCACTGGATGCGCTCGTTCTGCGAGCACGCCCGCGTGACGCTGCACCTGCGGGTGCTGCGCGGAAAGGACAGCCACCACGCGACGGAGGCGGCCTTCAAGGCGCTGGGCCTGGCGCTGCGGGACGCCATGGTGGACTCGGGTTCGGTGTTCAGCATGAAGGGCTCCGTGGCCCTGGAGGTGAAGTGA
- a CDS encoding HisA/HisF-related TIM barrel protein, producing MIAIPAIDLREGACVQLVGGSYAAERVRVDDPLEALKQWRAHGFSAFHVVDLDAALGKGSNADAIFRLTAYERGLTFTVGGGVRDSDRVEAVLSGGAACAVVGTRAIEDGAWLADVASRYPGRVVVAADVKGREVVTRGWTEGSRRDIRDVLAAFEPLPLGGLLVTAVHKEGQLSGVDLPLMREVASTSRHRLYASGGVTTLEDLRALAAAGAYGAVIGMALYTGRLDASAVAREFAG from the coding sequence GTGATTGCGATTCCCGCCATCGACCTGCGCGAGGGCGCGTGCGTCCAGCTCGTGGGCGGCTCCTACGCGGCGGAGAGGGTCCGCGTGGATGATCCGCTGGAGGCGCTGAAGCAGTGGCGCGCGCACGGGTTCAGCGCGTTCCACGTCGTGGACCTGGACGCGGCGCTGGGCAAGGGCTCCAACGCGGACGCCATCTTCCGGCTCACCGCCTACGAGCGGGGCCTCACCTTCACCGTGGGCGGCGGCGTGCGCGACTCCGACCGGGTGGAGGCCGTCTTGTCGGGCGGGGCCGCGTGCGCGGTGGTGGGCACCCGCGCCATCGAGGACGGCGCCTGGCTGGCGGACGTCGCGAGCCGCTATCCCGGCCGGGTGGTGGTGGCCGCGGACGTGAAGGGGCGCGAGGTGGTGACGCGCGGCTGGACGGAAGGCAGCCGCCGCGACATCCGGGACGTGCTGGCGGCCTTCGAGCCGCTGCCGCTGGGCGGCCTGCTGGTGACGGCCGTCCACAAGGAGGGGCAGTTGTCGGGCGTGGACCTGCCGCTGATGCGGGAGGTGGCGAGCACCAGCCGGCACCGCCTGTACGCCTCCGGCGGCGTGACGACGTTGGAGGACCTGAGGGCACTGGCGGCGGCGGGGGCCTACGGGGCCGTCATTGGCATGGCGCTGTACACCGGAAGACTGGATGCGAGCGCAGTCGCTCGGGAGTTCGCGGGATGA
- the hisH gene encoding imidazole glycerol phosphate synthase subunit HisH, producing MRVTLFDYGAGNLHSLVKALATAPGAEVRVQEDPLRALDTDVLVLPGVGAFGAAVARLEPGREAMRAALERGLACLGICLGMQLLFEGSDEGEGAGLGYFAGRVTRLGARRVPEMGWNQVEGDRTLAGARLDTVYYAHSFVCRAEDSSVVTGWTTHEEDRFPAAVRRGRVVGVQFHPEKSSAVGVRFVQAFLQEVAS from the coding sequence ATGAGAGTCACCTTGTTCGACTACGGCGCGGGCAACCTCCACTCCCTGGTCAAGGCCCTGGCCACGGCGCCGGGCGCGGAGGTGCGCGTGCAGGAGGACCCCTTGCGCGCGCTGGACACCGACGTGTTGGTGCTTCCGGGCGTGGGGGCCTTCGGGGCCGCGGTGGCACGGCTCGAGCCCGGACGCGAGGCCATGCGCGCCGCGCTGGAGCGGGGCCTGGCGTGCCTGGGCATCTGCCTGGGCATGCAGTTGCTTTTTGAGGGCAGCGACGAGGGCGAGGGCGCCGGCCTGGGGTACTTCGCGGGGCGGGTGACGCGGCTCGGGGCGAGGCGGGTGCCGGAGATGGGTTGGAACCAGGTGGAGGGTGACCGCACGTTGGCGGGCGCCCGGCTGGACACCGTGTACTACGCGCACAGCTTCGTCTGCCGCGCCGAGGATTCCTCGGTGGTGACGGGGTGGACGACGCACGAGGAGGACCGCTTCCCGGCGGCGGTGCGCAGAGGCCGGGTGGTGGGCGTGCAGTTCCACCCGGAGAAGTCCTCCGCGGTGGGCGTGCGCTTCGTCCAGGCCTTCCTCCAGGAGGTGGCGTCGTGA
- a CDS encoding pyridoxal phosphate-dependent aminotransferase: MIPRRPSYRDIPLYAPSKRPCRVDLSDNTNLHGVPPSAQRVLRETAQDVSRYPRGYAPDLRRALATRAGVPPESVTTGCGSDDVIDSALRAFMEPGDTLAFQDPTFVMVPLFAKVNGLRAVPVPLTPDFDVDAEALLATKARVIYLCSPNNPTGTALSRPAVERVVDGAAGIVIIDEAYADFAPGMDFLDLGRTRPNVLVTRTFSKAFGLAGLRVGWGVGAPELVAEVEKARGPYKLTSVGEAVAVSVLAEDGDWVRARAEEAVACRERLRGELLALGLSPLRSAANFLMVPVPGALAVAERMRERDVNVRAFQALTGVGDALRIGVGPWPLMETALTALREALR; the protein is encoded by the coding sequence ATGATTCCCCGGCGGCCCTCCTACCGGGACATCCCGCTGTACGCGCCGTCGAAGCGGCCGTGCCGGGTGGACCTGAGTGACAACACGAACCTCCATGGCGTCCCGCCCTCGGCTCAGCGCGTGCTGCGGGAGACGGCGCAGGACGTGTCGCGCTACCCCCGGGGCTACGCGCCGGACCTGCGCCGCGCGCTCGCGACGCGGGCCGGCGTTCCGCCCGAGTCGGTGACGACGGGGTGCGGCTCCGATGACGTCATCGACTCGGCGCTGCGCGCCTTCATGGAACCTGGAGACACGCTGGCCTTCCAGGACCCGACCTTCGTCATGGTGCCGCTGTTCGCGAAGGTGAACGGGCTCCGGGCGGTGCCCGTCCCGCTGACGCCGGACTTCGACGTGGACGCGGAGGCGCTGCTCGCGACGAAGGCCAGGGTCATCTACCTGTGCTCGCCCAACAACCCCACGGGCACCGCGCTGTCGCGTCCGGCGGTGGAGCGCGTGGTGGATGGCGCAGCGGGCATCGTCATCATCGACGAGGCCTATGCGGACTTCGCGCCGGGGATGGACTTCCTCGACCTGGGGCGAACGCGGCCCAACGTGCTGGTGACCCGCACCTTCTCCAAGGCCTTCGGGCTGGCGGGGTTGCGGGTGGGCTGGGGCGTCGGAGCGCCGGAGCTGGTGGCGGAAGTGGAGAAGGCGCGGGGGCCCTACAAGCTGACGAGCGTCGGGGAGGCCGTGGCCGTGTCGGTGCTGGCGGAGGACGGGGACTGGGTGCGCGCCCGCGCCGAGGAGGCCGTCGCCTGCCGTGAGCGGCTGCGTGGCGAGCTCCTGGCGCTGGGGCTCTCGCCGCTGCGTTCGGCGGCCAACTTCCTGATGGTGCCAGTGCCAGGCGCGCTGGCGGTGGCGGAGCGGATGCGGGAGCGGGACGTGAACGTGCGGGCCTTCCAGGCGCTGACGGGCGTGGGGGACGCGCTTCGAATCGGCGTGGGGCCCTGGCCCTTGATGGAGACAGCGCTGACGGCGCTGAGGGAGGCATTGCGATGA
- the hisD gene encoding histidinol dehydrogenase: MALLASSTLRYRGPLSGLSREDRQRLLDRASGSDARVALRVRELIARVRADGDKALFDLARQFDRVELKALEVPREACAAALAALEPAVREALARAARNIALAHAPQKPRLVEVETEPGVLVGRRPDPLGRVGVYAPGGRAVYPSSVLMGVVPAKVAGVGEVIVCSPPGPDGLPHPSVLAAASLAGADRVFALGGAGAVAAMAHGTESVPRVDRIVGPGNAYVAEAKLQVVGAVAIEAPAGPSEILVVADGTADPAAVAREMLAQAEHDPEAACVTLALGDALADAIAQEVERQAERAKRWEIVTSALGSRGAVLTVASLEEAWPFVADFAPEHLLIATASAQDDLRRVRNAGTVFLGERSSVAFGDYMTGSNHVLPTAGLARAYSGLNLLDFYRWTTYQRVAPAAAASLAEDVGRLADSEGLFAHADAARAWGRT; encoded by the coding sequence ATGGCGCTCCTCGCATCGTCGACGTTGAGGTACCGCGGTCCGCTGTCCGGGCTCTCACGGGAGGACCGCCAGCGGCTGTTGGATAGGGCCAGTGGCTCCGACGCGCGCGTCGCGCTGCGTGTGCGCGAGCTCATCGCCCGGGTCCGCGCGGATGGGGACAAGGCGCTCTTCGACCTCGCGCGGCAGTTCGACCGCGTGGAGCTGAAGGCGCTGGAGGTGCCCAGGGAGGCCTGTGCGGCGGCGCTCGCCGCGCTGGAGCCCGCCGTGCGGGAGGCGCTGGCTCGGGCCGCGCGGAACATCGCCCTGGCGCACGCGCCGCAGAAGCCGCGGTTGGTGGAGGTTGAGACAGAGCCGGGCGTGCTCGTGGGGCGGCGGCCCGACCCCTTGGGCCGCGTGGGCGTGTACGCACCTGGAGGCCGCGCGGTGTACCCCAGCAGCGTGCTGATGGGCGTGGTGCCCGCGAAGGTGGCTGGGGTGGGGGAGGTCATCGTGTGCTCGCCGCCGGGGCCGGACGGGTTGCCGCACCCCAGCGTGCTGGCGGCGGCGTCCCTGGCGGGCGCGGACCGCGTCTTCGCCCTGGGCGGCGCGGGCGCGGTGGCGGCCATGGCCCATGGCACGGAGAGCGTGCCCCGCGTGGACCGCATCGTGGGCCCGGGCAACGCCTACGTGGCCGAGGCCAAGCTCCAGGTGGTGGGCGCGGTGGCCATCGAGGCGCCCGCGGGCCCCAGTGAAATCCTGGTGGTGGCGGATGGCACGGCGGATCCGGCCGCGGTGGCGCGGGAGATGCTCGCCCAGGCGGAGCATGACCCGGAGGCGGCCTGTGTGACGCTGGCGCTGGGGGACGCGCTGGCGGACGCCATCGCCCAGGAGGTGGAGCGACAGGCCGAGCGCGCGAAGCGGTGGGAGATCGTCACCTCGGCGCTGGGCTCGCGCGGCGCGGTGTTGACCGTGGCGTCCCTGGAAGAAGCGTGGCCCTTCGTCGCGGACTTCGCGCCGGAGCACCTGCTCATCGCCACGGCGTCCGCCCAGGACGACCTGCGGCGGGTCCGCAACGCGGGCACCGTCTTCCTGGGCGAGCGCTCGTCGGTGGCCTTTGGCGACTACATGACGGGCTCCAACCACGTGCTGCCCACCGCGGGGCTGGCGCGGGCGTACTCGGGGCTCAACCTGCTCGACTTCTACCGGTGGACCACCTACCAGCGCGTGGCGCCGGCGGCCGCGGCGTCGCTGGCGGAGGACGTGGGGCGCCTGGCGGACAGCGAGGGGCTCTTCGCGCACGCGGACGCCGCGCGCGCCTGGGGGCGGACATGA
- the hisG gene encoding ATP phosphoribosyltransferase has product MLLKIALPNKGRLSDEVRELFNDAGLEVRARGERALTASLGGEFEAIFVRAQDIPEFVADGAAHAGVTGWDLVCEAGRELDLLMDLEFGRCRLVVAAREESGLASPAEVKAGMRVASCFPRLTQEYFAKRGQPVAVVPVSGAAEIAPHLGIADIVVDLTSTGSTLKMNGLREVATVLESSARLVACKGNSADAQRKLDELTQALGSVLAARGKRYLMANVPREALIRVREVLPGLNGPTVVDVLDGGDFVAVHAVVPAKTIYRTINALKALGCEGILVTRIERLMA; this is encoded by the coding sequence ATGCTGCTGAAGATTGCACTGCCCAACAAAGGCCGCCTCTCGGACGAGGTCCGGGAGCTGTTCAATGACGCGGGGCTGGAGGTGCGCGCCCGGGGCGAGCGCGCGCTCACCGCGTCCCTGGGCGGCGAGTTCGAAGCCATCTTCGTCCGCGCCCAGGACATCCCGGAGTTCGTGGCCGACGGCGCCGCGCACGCGGGCGTCACCGGATGGGACCTGGTGTGCGAGGCCGGCCGCGAGCTGGACCTGCTGATGGACCTGGAGTTCGGCAGGTGCCGCCTGGTGGTGGCGGCGCGGGAGGAGAGCGGCCTCGCGTCACCAGCGGAGGTGAAGGCCGGGATGCGGGTGGCGTCCTGCTTCCCCCGGCTCACGCAGGAGTACTTCGCGAAGCGGGGGCAGCCGGTGGCGGTGGTGCCGGTGTCGGGCGCGGCGGAGATCGCCCCGCACCTGGGCATCGCGGACATCGTCGTGGACCTCACGTCCACGGGCTCCACGCTGAAGATGAACGGCCTGCGCGAGGTGGCCACGGTGCTGGAGTCCAGCGCGCGGCTGGTGGCCTGCAAGGGCAACTCCGCGGACGCGCAGCGGAAGCTGGACGAGCTGACGCAGGCCCTGGGCTCGGTGCTGGCGGCGCGCGGCAAGCGCTACCTGATGGCCAACGTGCCAAGGGAGGCGCTCATCCGCGTGCGAGAAGTCCTGCCGGGCCTCAATGGGCCCACCGTGGTGGACGTGCTGGATGGCGGGGACTTCGTGGCGGTGCACGCGGTGGTGCCGGCGAAGACCATCTACCGCACCATCAACGCGCTGAAGGCCCTGGGCTGCGAGGGCATCCTCGTCACCCGCATCGAAAGGTTGATGGCGTGA